In the Salmo trutta chromosome 33, fSalTru1.1, whole genome shotgun sequence genome, one interval contains:
- the si:dkey-229e3.2 gene encoding uncharacterized protein si:dkey-229e3.2 — protein sequence MEEPLFFACGDLDDWSVQTAWEQNDAEVDSAFGDWSSACNGNKSDAVERSSSLSSPMNMDISKLSTKLENGNVKKSCVVFQECFQVLGESKEANCTVRSLSQLIENTQPFQPTATICDCGSLWSHLVAEPSRLRLSEPKPSLHCHSHSRMVSALRITPSNCISDQCESDFLEDHEGTTETSCPPAAALIKTKLLAPSSCHGDTPAFLYQISQQWLTQCSIQLQPQHHKKPPAQNYGEG from the exons ATGGAGGAACCATTATTTTTTGCTTGCGGGGATTTGGACGACTGGTCTGTCCAAACTGCTTGGGAACAGAATGACGCCGAGGTGGACAGTGCGTTTGGAGACTGGAGTTCTGCCTGTAATGGCAACAAGTCGGATGCAGTTGAAAGATCATCATCTCTGTCTTCACCCATGAACATGGACATCTCTAAACTCTCAACAAAG CTGGAGAATGGCAATGTGAAGAAATCATGTGTAGTTTTCCAGGAGTGCTTCCAGGTCTTGGGTGAATCTAAAGAGGCCAACTGTACTGTACGATCTCTGTCCCAGCTGATAGAAAACACGCAGCCTTTTCAACCGACAGCTACAATATG TGACTGTGGCAGCTTGTGGAGCCATCTGGTGGCTGAGCCCAGCAGGCTGAGGCTGTCAGAGCCAAAGCCCAGCTTACACTGCCACAGCCACAGCAGAATGGTTTCTGCCCTCAGAATCACACCTTCAAATTGCATCTCTGACCAG TGTGAGTCAGACTTTTTGGAAGATCATGAAGGAACTACAGAGACCTCTTGCCCCCCTGCTGCTGCTCTCATCAAAACCAAG CTGCTGGCCCCCTCCTCCTGCCATGGTGACACCCCAGCTTTCCTCTACCAAATCTCCCAGCAGTGGCTGACTCAATGCAGCATCCAGCTGCAGCCTCAGCACCACAAGAAGCCTCCTGCACAGAACTATGGAGAAGGATAA